gatgaaatccttggacccattgtcagaccctacacttgtgcagtgggtcctgggttcctcctggtgcatGACAATGCATGTGGCAAGAGTATCcaggcagttcctggaggatgaaggaattgataccattgaatggcccccacgctcgcctgacctaaatccaatagaacacctctgggacattatgtttcggTCCATTCGACACCaccaggttgcacctcagactgtagaggagctcagtgatgccctggtccagatctgggaggaaataccccaggacaccatcTGTCGTCTCATTAGGAGCATGTCCCGACATTGTCAGGCTTGCATACAAGCACGTGGGGTccatacaaactactgagtaccattttgagttgctgcagtgaaatttcagcaaaatggactagcctgctgcatcattttttcactttgattttcggggtgtctttgaattcagtcctctctaggttgataattttcatttccattcattttttacGTTGTAGGATTCTCTAATGTTATCTCATTGTTATTTATAACAATGACAATAAagaatttgaattgaaatgaACTGAACTTGACTTACTGTTTATAttgtattactgtttttctggATATTTTATGTCCCAGGGTTTTTGTTAAAGCAAACAGATAAACACCTTTTTATTCTTGTGAATATCACATTAAAACTGTATTGGAAATGTTTAATCAAAAgtgtttaatgtaaaaaaaaaaatgtttaatcatATTTGTTTACCAAGAGCATGTGTGACGTGCATTGAaaatttttgtattgttttgtgttttattgtgtgttGTTTCCAATCAAGCTGGAATCAAGAGTAAAAATACTATATATCTATAGGATACATATTAgaatatctatccatccatccagtagCATGTCTAATAGTAGCCTTAGCCCATGATGAAATatagaaacattaaaaagtttaatctgGGTAATTGTGGAAGACCGGGATTTGATTATAACAACAGGCTAATAACAGTGTTtgaagacaaaataaaaacagaaaaatagaaatgtcataaacccaattccaaaacaCATTGGTTTCTCAAGCAGGGGAAAGATAAAATTCACCTTCAAACTAAAACTTTacagctacatttatttgagtgACAAACTTGCTGTGActaacttaaaataataaaattaataattaagctaaattaaataatttgacTTATAAATTAATGACATACATTAATTACATAATTGCATTTCATTATTTCAAGCTCTcttaagaaaaataatataatacacacatcaataataataatttcagacAGTGTTGATATATGGTACCCTTTTTGTTTATTCAGGAGGGCAAAGTAGCACCAGTCAATTAAAGAGATTTCGAACACATGAAATGTGCCTCAGTAtaattgtgtataattattattgtgtagTATCATAGTAATCAATGACCCACACACAGTTTCAGTGtatatataacattatttttgcatcataattatttgtattaaaaaaatataatgcatcTATGGCAAGCACAGCTATATGATTAGAGTCTCTGAAATCATTTCCTTTTTTCATTAGATATAAGAGACACAAAGTGCCTAAATTAAGTGTTGAATTTATAACCTTTATCAATTATAGCAGCTTCTAATTCTGGTTATCACCTGACAAATAAGACTTAAAAGCATTTCTAAGACATCATTGAAAGGAAGGAACTCCTGAGTTGAAGTGAGTTCATTAAGATCTTCATTATATGGGATCAGCCCAATCTTTGGTGTTACTGCAGAAGTATTTTTCGATATGTGCGAAAATCAGCACGGTGAGCAGAAGCagctgtgtgtgagagagatttAAAGAAGGAGACTCAGAGAGTGTTGATTTACACTTCTCCGGTCAGAGGTTCCACACTGGCTAGGGCCGGCACAAGGCGCTCGTACACCTGGATGCCCCGCAGAAACACCTGCTCATTCAAGTACTCGTTGTGATCATGAAGTAGGATGGGGGTGAGGTTCATCGGAGAGAAACCGATGGCAGGAAGACCTtcctacaaaaacacacaattctTATGTTACACAACATTTATGAGCATAATATGCTCATATATTTGCTAATATATTTAACATAGTGTAGGATAATTTTAGATTCTTGTTAGAGAATGTGCCAGGTTCGTTGTTCTTGCAGACAGAAGTGAAATTCACTTACTTCCCTGATGAAGCGACTGTCTGTGGCAGCAGGGAAGATTTCCTTTTTCAGAGTCACATTCCTATCACGAGAAGGACAGGGTCACATACATTCAACTAAAAACACACGTGCTCACAAAATGTCTGTGCTTCTTTCTCACATGGCTTTGCAGGTAGAGCTGAACGCGTGCCACCAGGGGTCACTCTCCTCTGTGGACGTGAAATTCTGGTCCATGTGTTTCTGAAAAGCAGGGTGGAAAAAGCAGATATGAAACTAAATCATGTGgacaaacatcttttttttatattatatatatatatgtttgttgaggtcaggactctgtgcaggccagctGTGCAGTCATGATgaaacaggaaggggccatccccaaactgttcccacaaagttgggagcatgaaattgtccaaaatgtctttgtATGCTGAAGCATTGACAGTttctttcactggaactaaggggccaagcccaacccctgaaaaacaaccccataCCATAattccccctccaccaaactttacacttggcacaatgcagtcaggcaagtaccgttctcctggcaaccgccaaacccagactcatccatcggtttgccagacagagaagcatgattcgtcactccagagaacaaatctccactgctctagagtccagtggtggcgtgctttacaccactgcatccgacgctttgcattgcacttggtgatttaaggcttggatgcagctgcttggccatggaaacccattccatgaagctctctacgcactgttcttgagctaatctgaaggccacatgaagtttgaaGGTCTGAAACTATTGACTCGGCAGAAAGTTGGAGACTTCTGGCAATGTgcacctcagcatgcgctgaccccgctctgtgattttacgtggcctacaattttgtggctgagttgctgttgtttccaattgcttccactttgttttgataccactaacagttgaccgtggaatatttagaagtgaggaaatttcatgaatggacttattgcacaggtggcaacctatcacggtaccacacttgaattctgagagcgacccattctttcacaaatgtttgtagaagcagtctagGTGCTttttttatacacctgtggccatggaagtgattggaacacctggattcaatgatttggaggggtgtcccaatacctttggcaatatagtgtatttatatataagttaatattttcacacacaaaaaaaatggttttaagccagttttgcatttatatattttgctgtagtgtgtcagtaagaaatcagtttacatttccaaacattcctttTTCCATTAATTGTGATAATTCAGTGAGATTGTTGACAACAGCCGGTAGGATCCACACGCATGcaagtattttcttttttctaaatagatttattttaaatcatgcaaaataaaatatataatacatttaataaattaacatataaaaaataaaaataatgaaaaattataGTTTCATGGCAGTAAGAAATATTTATGGCCAGTAACTTCTTAAATCACCAATCCAACCATCATGCTTTTATAACTTTAAAACTATTTCAACTTTTAATAACAGCATCAGCAACTTTTGACAAGGCTTTGTCAAGCCAATATTTGAAGTAAATTTTTGTGATAGTATGTTTGCATATGATGAGATATTTGTATTCACTAATTTTTGTGTGTCACATAATTTTGGCTAATGTCAAAGGTAAATCATCCAACAGAtctagggtatgtttacacgacTAGGATGCACTAAAAACTGAAACGTTtactgtttgcatttttttttgtgtacagaTTTTCTAAATGATTCCCGTTCACATGGTTCcgcgaaaacgactaaaaacgctatattattcatgccaggccagtagttggcgatgtcactttgtaaagtaACACTTATGCTCCTATAGACTGAAGACATAATACACATGCGCATGAtgtcacagttttcacaaattcatgtttttgtagctcacacagagatgataaccagttttcaaaagtttgcattttcaggcccccagaACGTTGAAAATCGTGCATGTAAACAGACCCTAAGTCTCCTGGCAGGCACATGAAATAACCAGACATGAGATCAGGCCAGCTGGaattgtgttttgtttaaaaataaacctAACCTGTGCAAAATCATATGTTACGTCTTCACCAGCTTCTCTGCACCAGGCTTTTATCTTCTCTTCAAACTCCTGCAGAATAAAACAGAACTGGAAGTGACAATCAGTtcaaagcaaattaatttcataaaaaggAGAAAAACAGGTCCCATGTAATGGTCCAGATACACACCTGCAGGTTAACAGTGGGTGGGATTCTCAAGTCAAAGCTGACGTCCATTTCTGCTGGAACCACATTGTAAGCCACGCCCCCTTTCACCATTGTCATGTTAATTGTGGTGACATCACCCAGAGTGAAACATTCATTGGTGTTCAGCCTGCAAATCACACAGATGGGTGTATTTTCACATTTACCAGCTCTCCTGTAACCCCCTGTTTAAAAGTGAACCTCTGAATAAAGCTCACCggtgtttctctttctctctgaacTCCAGGAAAGAGTTTATAACTCGCCGCTGTGACACAGCAGAGACAGATGCAtcacaaacagtaaaaaagtttaggttaaaatttatatatttgtatattaacAAGTTTATCACAACTTTAAACAACTTTGTTCATTGGTTcataaagatttattaaaattacaaatattttgtgtAGTTTCTCAATTGCTATGAGGTCTGAACATGAAAACTATATCCGCAACTATTATACATTCTGGAAATGCGGTTTAAAGTAGTTTTAGATGGAGtgtaaaataacatttgttTCCAATATTCAACACCCATTTGCTGCACCCTCacaaatgactgaagatatgaCTTAATTCATGCTTATTGATTCTATAAATCTTTCATTTTATGTTTATGGACAATTAGAAGTATgaattacactaccattcaaaagtttggggtctgtaagaatattatgaaagaagtctcacgaaggctgcatttattagataaaaaaagtaaaatattattccaatttaaaagagctgttttctatatgaatatatagtaaaaagtaatttactcctgtgatcaaagctgaattttcagcatcattactcttttagtcttcagtgtcacatgatccttcagaagtcattctaatatgctgatttgatgctcaagaaacattttatgttgaaaacagttgtgctgcttcatatttttgtggaaacagtgatacatttttttttcaggtcaAAAGAACATTAGTTTTTTGtatcaatttaaaatatttttttatgaataataataataataataataataatattatatatatatatatatatatatatatatatatatatatatatatatatatatatatatatgtacagtccaaaagtttggaaccactacgatttttaatgtttttaaaagaagtttcgtctgctcaccaaggctacatttatttaattaaaaatacagtaaaaaacagtaatattgtgaaatattattacaatttaaaataactgtgtactaattaaatatattttacaaagtaatttattcctgtgatgcaaagctgaattttcagcatcgttactccagtcttcagtgtcacacgatccttcagaaatcattctaatatgctgatttgctgctcaataaacatttatgattattttcaatgttgaaaacagttgtgtactttttttttttcaggattccttgatgaatagaaagttcaaaagaacagcatttatctgaaatacaaagcttctgtagcattatacactaccgttcaaaagtttggggtcagtaagaatttttatttttatttttttgaaaagaaattaaagaaatgaatacttttattcagcaaggatgcattaaatcaatcaaaagtggcagtaaagacatttataatgttacaaaagattatctgaaatctaaacactgttcttttgaactttctattcatcaaataatcctgaaaaaaaatattgtacacaaatattttgtacaactgtacacattaaatgtttcttgagcagcagatcagcatattagaatgatttctgaaggatcatgtgacactgaagactggagtaacgatgctgaaaattcagctttgcatcacaggaataaattactttgtgaaatatattcaaatagaaaacagttattttaaattgtaataatatttcacaatattactgtttttactgtatttttaattaaataaatgtagccttggtgagcagacgaaacttcttttaaaagcattaaaaatcttagtggttccaaacttttggactgtactgtatatcacaCAATGctcaaaaaattaaaggaacactttgaaaacacatcagatctcaatggggaaaaatatcacGCTGGATATCTATAATGATTTGGACTGGGTAATGAGTTATGAACGAAAGGATGCCACATcatttgatggaaatgaaaattatcaacctacagaggactgaattcaaagacaccccgAAAATCTaagtgaaaaaatgatgcagcaggctagtccattttgctgaaattttgTTTGTATGGCCCCCACGTGCTTGTATGCAAGCCTGACAATGTCGGGACATGCTCCTAATGAGACGATggatggtgtcctggggtatttcctcccagatctggaccagggcatcactgaactcctggacagtctgaggtgcaacctggcGGCGTCGGATGGATcgaaacataatgtcccagaggtgttggatttaggtcaggcgagcgtgggggccattcaattgtatcaattccttcatcctACAGGAACTGCCTACATACTCTCGGCACATGAGGCCGGGCATTGTCATGCACCAAGAGGAACCCAAGACCCACTGCACCAGTGtagggtctgacaatgggtccaagaatttcatcccgatacctaatggcagtcagggtgccattgtctagcctgtTGAGGTCTGTGCGTTCCTCCATGGACATgcctccccagaccatcactgacccaccaccaaaccggtcatgctgaacgatgttacaggcagcataacattctccacggcttctccagaccctttcacaTCTGTCACCTGTGCTCAGGatgaacctgctctcatctgaAAAGCACAGGGTGCCAGTGGCAGACcctgccaattctggtgttcaatggcaaatgccaatcAAGCTCCATGGTGccgggcagtgagcacagggcccactagaggacgtcgggccctcaggccaccctcatgaagtctgtttctgattgtttggtcagagacattcacaccagcagcctgctggaggtcattttgtagggctctggcagtgctcatcctgttcctccttgctcAAACGAGcagataccggtcctgctgatgggttaaggaccttctacgaCCTTCTACttaacaccaaagcagctgaaactgattaacaaccccctctgctacttaactgaccagatcaatatcccaggagtttaactgacttgatgctattctctgattaaaaagtgttcttttaattttttgagcagtgtataaaCAAAGggttttgttatatatatatatatatatatatatataacaaaaggTTAGGAAGGGTTAGGTAAGAAATATGGAAAATCTAAGAGAGAAAATCACTGATTGCCATTTTTCTTTGCAAATTACACTTCACATCAACTGCCTATAACATCAGATTCCAGTGTGTTTGGTCACATGACATTCTATGCACACTCACTAGTTTCTCTGCTGCTGTGTTCTCCACAAACCTGGAACCATGACCTGGACTTCCTGGACAGCGGACTGTGATCCCTGCAGCCCAAAGCGCATctttattaacatgaaaacacacacacacacacagacacacacacagtaaatgTGACTACTGGCATATGTGATACTCACACCAGGGGTTTCTCTCTCCGTAAAAGACAGTATAGGCATTAGTTGGGTTTGCCAAACCTGTGAACAAATAAAACAGGCAAGAAGTCTTCTTAATATTGGTGCGTTCTTGTTTAAATTCAGCTTACTGTATTGAAGTTTATGCAGATTGAATTGCACAGACTGGTACTGTTGTGTATTTGAATGCCCTTTCTGTTCATGGTGTGAACAGAATGGTGTAACTGTACATACCGATTCACCCCTCGCTGTCTACATTTTTGAGTGTACTAAAGCACCCACAGGAACTAAAAGACTGAATCTACAGCATTGTTTACCTTCATCAAGGGCAAAACCGATGTTCAACTTGTGAAATTCAGGGTGcttcacaaatgtctccattcCTTTGTGACCACCGACCTCCTCATCTGTCGAgaacattaaaaacaccataAGTTTGTAGGGAAAGTGGCTTCTTTTGCAGCACCAATGGAACTTTTTGTCAGGGCAGATGAGATGTTTAATTTGATGCAATGAAAATGAGGATGCGAGGGACAAACATACATTCTGATAGATTGTGCTGTTGTGTATTTTGATGCAAAAAATTGGTATTACATACATATGCACTAACAAAAAGTTtctttattagcatttttggtTTCATATGAACCTTCATGGGCTTTCACACTGGGTTGTTATAGGACCTCAATTATATGAGCTAGCCACCAGGGTGGTTTCCCGAGAACTACATTTTCCCCTAGggccattttcctggttgcatttgcACCACCAGTAAGAACTCTGAAGTGATGTAAGCCGGCCGACAACAACGACATTTAAGTGTGACATTCAACAACAGGAGGACGCCATGATCGGAGCTGTGTTTTTTTTGCGTGTCGTGGGTTTCGTGACAACATTCTACATAAAAATGGTTTTGTGAACATAGGCAGAACAAACAGTTCTacaaacaaatttacacagcaAGTTGTTCTGCCtatgtttcatgaatgaggcctAGTGAGCATCTAGTCACTAGCTATGTTAGCTAATAGTTATGTTGCTAGCTAGTAGCTAGCAATGTtgctagctatgtttccatccacctatttttataggcattttgggatattgcattaaaaacaacaacaaaaaaaaacatccagcctttccataccagcaggtggcagtagctgaacagtcaatcagaatgatcagatggcccgactgaccgacgtgctccgacgccgattcaacatgttgaaAAAAAGCTGACGAGGACCAAAttcagccgacggtgtggaacacactgagaaaaatTAGTCAGccgacaaacaaaaactgcccgatgtCTGaccgttggcttggtgtgttcctgcttAAACGTgtgagccaaagtctgtcatcagaatgatttggtttaattccctcccagaagcATCTCACATGATTGCgttcccaaacaccagcatcTGAAGATTACATGACAGCGTTTACTGGATCTGCCGCTCTGAGACGCAACTCATTTATGATGGAGGAAAAAGAGCCACAGTTTCTTTTTCGATTACAgaaacttccatttttattacacaTATTTTGTGCCAATTTGCCAGGGAGTGATagttttgttctcttgaacacatgggatggaaaatgtgctttattcgcaaatgttttatgcgatattccaattttgctCACAAGCTAAATTCACAACATTGAATGGAAACGTCTACCCTGACTATAGTGCGGTCACATTTACTGCTTTTTCGCCaaattttcacaggaaaaatcatttcaataggaatccgtGTGATCAGGAAATTCATATGAGGGTGAAAAATTTCCCCGCGCTGATTCAGCAATGGGTTCaagctgaaagctacagaaagctgcttggtttgacaGTGACTTCTGAGTTTGTGTACATCACTACACTATTGACAACAGACAATGGACCATTTTGCCTGTGAAATTTAAGGTTAAGGTCGCTTAAGGTACATCACTCAAATTTCAGAGCACATTGGTAAGGTCTGACCTGGGACAAACGTTAAATGGATAGTGCGAGGAAACCTCTTCCCAGCCGCCTTCAGTCTGCGAATTGCTTCAATGTACCTGCAGGGCAAAATGAACAAGAATTCAAAACTTCAAGTTGGTCATGTGAATTTGTTGCATTCACCAATAGAAAGCTGCTCAGTTTAAAAGTGATTCTGTGTGAGTAGTGCTTCATTCATTACTACACTATTGACCTTATAGACCTTTACTGCCCAGGAAATACCATTGAAATTTTAACTTTACTCTTAAAGCTGTAAAGACAGAAGATAGAATACAAGACATTCTTCAAAAGTCCAAGCTTTTTACACTATCCTAAACTTTCAGACAATGCTTGTCAGACCAAAAGTCGTAAGTaattttaaagaggacctattatgcccttttcaCAAATGTCTTGATtatgtttttgggctctactagaacagggtatcatgcttgaatgttcaacaAACATTATTTTACCCACATTTGACAATGCTGCAGCACCTCTGTCAGTAaagctctgtttagttcctgtctcaaTGAAGACCCTCCTCttaaaaagcacaatgtgctctgattggttggttgggacaatgtgttgtgattggtcaagcgctTTGATCTTTGATTTGGGAAATGTCCTGCCGCTTACCATCACcacgagtttcaacacactactaactcaaccaggccccgcccctttattttcttgggcaggaattatttaaattaggaATATTTTGACGTGTTTGTTCCCAGAAGAAaattcaagactacaatggaggtgtTTCAAACTCACTGTATCGTGACACATTTCATATCCTGAGATCCTCTGCCATAGATGTTGCCATCCGCATCTTTAACAGCAGCAAATGGATCATATTTCCAGTGTTCCTGAAGCAGATGGACACACAGTATATAAGCGAGATGTTGTTTGATCTGTGAAGTGATTGATGTGTTACGACAGTACCTCATACACAGGAACAACATCAGTGTGTGAGTTCAGCACGACAGACTTCAGCTCTGGCCTGGTGCCGACCCATGTGATGATTGCGACGACTCGACCGGGACACACCTGAAAG
This genomic stretch from Megalobrama amblycephala isolate DHTTF-2021 linkage group LG2, ASM1881202v1, whole genome shotgun sequence harbors:
- the LOC125255195 gene encoding aminoacylase-1-like, which encodes MLPDKDGPNGGGGVRDNTGTEDPSVSLFREYLRLKTVHPEPDYDAALRFLERMAEELGLPMKKVEVCPGRVVAIITWVGTRPELKSVVLNSHTDVVPVYEEHWKYDPFAAVKDADGNIYGRGSQDMKCVTIQYIEAIRRLKAAGKRFPRTIHLTFVPDEEVGGHKGMETFVKHPEFHKLNIGFALDEGLANPTNAYTVFYGERNPWWITVRCPGSPGHGSRFVENTAAEKLRRVINSFLEFREKEKHRLNTNECFTLGDVTTINMTMVKGGVAYNVVPAEMDVSFDLRIPPTVNLQEFEEKIKAWCREAGEDVTYDFAQKHMDQNFTSTEESDPWWHAFSSTCKAMNVTLKKEIFPAATDSRFIREEGLPAIGFSPMNLTPILLHDHNEYLNEQVFLRGIQVYERLVPALASVEPLTGEV